The sequence GCGTGAAAACAAGCCCACGAGAACCTCCTTGTTCCGTCTACGGCCGTCCCTGTTGATTCGCTAGCGCGGCTCGAAGAGCCGTTTGTCGATTAGTTCGTTTGCGATCTGCTCAGCCCGGCTCCGCCGGGCGTCACTCATTCGATGGGGTTCGTCGGTCGCGCGGCAGTGCTCGCCGCCGCCGCCGTCGGCAATTGCCACAGCCGCACTGTGGTGTCGAAACTCCCCGACACCAACAAGTTCTGCTCGGCCTGCCAACTGAGCGCGCTTATCGTTCCTTCGTGCCCCACCAGCCGGGCCGATTCGGCGCTCGCCGCCAGGTCCCAAATGCGGATCACGTTGTCCGCGCCCCCCGTCGCCAGTCGATCGGGTCCGCAGAACACCACGCAATGCACCTTGCCCGCTCGTCCGCGCAGTTCCGGCAGTTGCGACCCATCGGCCACCGACCACAACCTGACGGGGCAGTTGTCCCCCGCGGTGACCAAATGTTGGCTGTCGGGCGAGAAGGCGATCGATCGAATCCGCGTCGTCGCGGCCTGAATGTCTTGCGTGGGCTGACCGCTGGCGGCATTCCACAAACGCACGTGGCCATTGCGCCCCGCCGCGGCAAAAAGTTGCCCGTCGGTCGAAAACGCCGCCGTGCGCAGATCCGCCCCATCCGCCCGCAGTGTGAGCCGCAGTCGCCCCGAAGCCGGATCATAAATCCGCGCGCTGCTCTCAAAACCGACCGCTGCCAGCGATTTGCCGTCGGGGCTGTAGGCGAGCTGATAGATGGCGGCGCCGCTCGGAGTGGCGACGGTCCCCATCTGTTCGCCCGTCCCGGCGTCCCACAGCAAAATGGCGCCGTCATGGCCGGCCGAAGCCAGCACGCGGCCATCGGGCCGAATCGCCAACGCCCGCACCCAATCGGAGTGCCCCTTAGCGCGATGCAGCAAGCGGCCACTCGCGGTGTCCCAAAAGTACAACAGGTGGTCGTCGCCGGCGGTGGTCAGCAAGCGGCCATCGGGCGAGAGGGCCATACCGGTGATCACGGGGTGACGATCGTTTTCGCTCCGCGCCGGCAGGCGAATCACCTGATGCGCGGTCAGTTCCGGAGCGGCCTCGTCCGCCGCCAACAGTCGCGGCCCCATCGCGCACGAGCCCAACAGGACCGCAAGCATTCGTCGTCGGGTGGTCAATCCTGTCGCCATCATGCGTCGTCCCTCCTTGGACCCTGAGTTTCAACCTCGCGCATGAAGTAATCGACGGCCGCGCGGGCAGACCCTCTGGAGTCTGTATCGGTCAGAGCGACCGTAGGACCATAGGCGAAACAGCGAAGGCATCGCCGGAAGTCAGGCAATCAGCGCTGACTGGCAAGAGTTTGCGGCGCGGCTGCGCATGCTGAACCTGCGCCGCGCGCAAAAAAAGGGCCGCTAGCAACTTCTTGCCAGCGGCCCGTGGATGGCTCAAATCATGCGGGGGACGCTCAACCCCCTTGAATCTTGGTGATCGTCTCTTGCGCCTTCTTGCGCACGGCCGGCACCTTGTCCTTGGAGGCGATCTCCTGCAACTTGGGAATCGCCTTCTCGGCGTCTCCCTTGGGCATCTTTTGAATCCAGGCCATCGCCACCGCGCGCACGCCTGGGTCTTTGTCTTCGAGCCGCTTCAATTGGTAATCGATGTTGTAAACGTCGATTACCTTGGATTGGTCCGGGGTCAATTCCTTGTAACCACCGCAGCCGGCGGCGAACAACATGGCGCCAAGCGCCAGCGATGCGAGCGAGATTCTGTGCATGTTGAATTAGGTCCTGTTCCTGGCGATGGCGAATCGACGACCAGCGGCCACAGCAAACGGGGGCGCTGCTAGCCGAAGAACGGCAACTTAGTTTCGCCGCCGGGGTATCGTCAACCGCTGGGAAAATAAAAAACGTCCGGGCGGCCTGCAAAGCGCGCCCGGACGTAGGGATTACAGCCGTTACTAGGGTCCGTACTAATTACCAGGCAGGCTCACCGCTTCAGCGCCGTTGATGGTCGACGCCGCTCGATAAATCGGCGCCGCGATCGTGTCGGCAATGAAGGTCACCGAGCCATCGGCCATCATGAAGTTGCCGCCTCCCTTGTGATCCGCGCGGAAATTGCTGGTGCGATGCGCCAGACCCGAGGAAGTCGCCACCACGCCATCGGCGATATTATCGCCATCAGTGTCCACACCGTTGGGATAGCCAGCATCGGCGGCGGCCCACATGATGCCCGGACGGCAGTTGAGATATGCCGTCAAGTTAGCGGCGCTGGCCGACGAATCGATCGGCACATAGGTGTGCGTGACCGGGCGCTTGTTGAGCGGCTCCAAGGTGCAGGCAAACACACTGCCGAATCGGGCGCTGGGGTCCTTGTCGATCAGCTTGAGCATCGGCGGGGCATGCCAGAATTGATAGGCCGGCAGACCGCGAGCGGCGTCACCCGGATAGGGGAATGGCTGCTGAGTCCCCGCCACTGCGACCGACCAGTTGACCGGGTCGGCAACCAGCGGGAAGTTCGGGCCTTCGGCCGCCTCGCCCACGCAAATCGTGTTGCTCAGGCCGTCGCCAATCATCGCTTCGGTGCAGCAGAACGCGGCGCCCGGCAAGGCCAGTTCCTTCGGGAAGCAGGCGTCGAACATGCCGCGCTCCACCGACAAGTAACCGGTGAACG is a genomic window of Pirellulales bacterium containing:
- a CDS encoding WD40 repeat domain-containing protein — translated: MMATGLTTRRRMLAVLLGSCAMGPRLLAADEAAPELTAHQVIRLPARSENDRHPVITGMALSPDGRLLTTAGDDHLLYFWDTASGRLLHRAKGHSDWVRALAIRPDGRVLASAGHDGAILLWDAGTGEQMGTVATPSGAAIYQLAYSPDGKSLAAVGFESSARIYDPASGRLRLTLRADGADLRTAAFSTDGQLFAAAGRNGHVRLWNAASGQPTQDIQAATTRIRSIAFSPDSQHLVTAGDNCPVRLWSVADGSQLPELRGRAGKVHCVVFCGPDRLATGGADNVIRIWDLAASAESARLVGHEGTISALSWQAEQNLLVSGSFDTTVRLWQLPTAAAASTAARPTNPIE
- a CDS encoding sister chromatid cohesion protein PDS5 — its product is MHRISLASLALGAMLFAAGCGGYKELTPDQSKVIDVYNIDYQLKRLEDKDPGVRAVAMAWIQKMPKGDAEKAIPKLQEIASKDKVPAVRKKAQETITKIQGG
- a CDS encoding DUF1559 domain-containing protein; this encodes MSRRANRTGFTLVELLVVIAIIGILIALLLPAVQAARQAAWRAQCQNNMKQIGIAMHNYHSAAGSFPCGLIAGVGNPAALIGAKISDVGSVGAGSIGIWQTAYSSLLPYMEAQQVFALQIKGASWQSQNAAYMKAVIPSLVCPANGNKTNPALEPYFDSLVSAVIAAFPSANFQGWDGTGWGVTDYSVCKGVSDAWCLSPFNVGNLKELNANGEDSSFTGYLSVERGMFDACFPKELALPGAAFCCTEAMIGDGLSNTICVGEAAEGPNFPLVADPVNWSVAVAGTQQPFPYPGDAARGLPAYQFWHAPPMLKLIDKDPSARFGSVFACTLEPLNKRPVTHTYVPIDSSASAANLTAYLNCRPGIMWAAADAGYPNGVDTDGDNIADGVVATSSGLAHRTSNFRADHKGGGNFMMADGSVTFIADTIAAPIYRAASTINGAEAVSLPGN